Part of the Oryzias melastigma strain HK-1 linkage group LG24, ASM292280v2, whole genome shotgun sequence genome, AATGGTTGAATTAGGCAACATTGGAGATACTTGCAACAGAGGGTAGCTATGCTACTTTCAGGCCTTCATCATCGAAGggcaaatttataataaaactaGGCAATTATGGAAAAAATGGATTGGTACCCCCTCACCATGTTTTGCCCTAAAACTCATTGTAAAATGAAGATTTAATATCTTTTTCCTCATTAACCCACTTTCTCAATAGTGCTACTCGATGAAAGAAAGACCCATTTTGGAATCAGGTGGAACAACCCAGAAGGTCATTTTATTCCCAATAATCCCAAATGTTGTACTGTTTTGAGTCTTTCAACCAAACAGCTGCATCcttttttgaaaagaacttgcTCAGGTCTAATAAAGGCTTGCTGTGTCACCCTGGAAAGCCCCACTCAGCTCTGATGCAGAAGAGTAGCAGTTTTCACTATTTCCTGACCGGCTCTGTGCGATTGCCAAACTCTGCATGTGTGTGATCCCTGCTTTGACGTTTCCCTTTCTTTTCTCGTTTATTGCCCAAGTGCTTTAACAGCTCTAGTAAAGGGGCATTACAACCTTTCAAGGGGAGCCAGGCATGCACCTTGGAAGGATTAAGATGTGGGCTTTTTTATGTTCCTCAGAGTAAATAGCAGTGTAAACTAGCTATTTGAGTTGCATTCGCATACATACATCTACcacacataaatacatacaCATGGGCAAAGGATTCCTCACCCAGTCAAAAAGACACGTGAATCCAACAAATACATCTGCATGCTTTAGAAAATCATAAGAAATTGTTATTTCAGAGCTAATACATCTAGTGCTTGTAACGAGAACCGCCCATTTGTCAAcgcttatttattttaacacaacaaaacGTTCTATAAACATTCTATTTTGGTATCTAGCAAATCTTATATTTTGCTTCAGGCAACTTAAGGATCCaaggttaaaaaatgcataGTAACAGGGATGCCACACATGCTTCGTCAACAAGACCTTTTAGTTCAACAAGAAAACCCTTCCACGCACACACATCACCCTAACAGCTTTTCATTCCCTCTATGTATCTTTTTTGTCATCCTGTAAAGGATCCGACTGACCCACTAATGCACCTTGCCAACTGAACAACAACCGGGATGCAGCTGAGACCAGATTGTTCCAGTTCTCTGTGGCCGAACACATAGGGAGTAGGGGGGAGAGTGGCTTAGCTTGATCACGCATGCATATTCtcaattttaaagtaaagtcTTGTGGGCCTTCGACAGATTAGTCTGCATCTGTTTCTCTGGCAATATGACAAGGAAGAGTACATTATTACTTGTCGCTCGGGGGTCAAAGTTGGTAAATTAACTTgagaattcaaataaaactttacaaagAGGTGGAAGAATTCAGTTGAGACTGGAAAAAGACTTTAGTGATGGTTTATGACAAAGATGGGTGTGGAAATGAGAAGAGATAAGAGTGGATAGAAGTAACAGAAGGAAAAATAGcagaaataaaagacaaaaggaaGATCAGATGCAGACGAAACTGGAGAACTAAGATTTGTGAGGGAACGTATTCGTGTTGGTGTGCGGGAGGTTAAACAGTGACAGCAGGGTGGGGCTAGAGAACGGTCATGTCTATCTTCGTTTCACCGCTGCCCTCCACACCATGTGTCCTAGGATAGAATTGATTGGATGAGAGGCCAACAGCAGTTCGATGTCATCAACAGATGGCTCTCTGCAGCTCATGTCAATACAGCACCGGAACACAGTGCAACAAATCGTGCCTAACACCTTTATGTAAACTGCAGAGGTACAGCACATCCACCCTGaaccacaaacattttttgactgTTTCCAACATCTCTGTTAAACCCAAAACAccaatgaccaaaaaaaatgattacagaCATCTTCTgtgttaataaaattgattttaggATGGTATTTACCACATTTGCAAAGATCATTGGCACTACAAGAACTGCTAAGAACAAATGCCTTGTCAAGACATTGTCGATTGCTAAACTACTCTTGGTGGCATACTGAAAGACCCACCCAATATTGTATTGGTGGTTAAGTGCAATTTTTGAtaagtgcaaataaaaaattgatACACCATGTTCCAAAATCAAAGACTTACCCTGTCCGTTGCAGCAGTAGAtccacttttctctgacttGTGTTGGAGGCGCAGAGGATTTCTTCTGGATGGACTTTTCCATGATGCTGCTGGGATCCTGCATCGGGCCTTTCTTCAACACCCGGGAACTCCGCTTCACGCTGCATACCACAATTACCACCAGCACCAGCAAGAGCAGCAGGACTATCATCCACGGAAGGTGCTCATTGATGTCAAAGTGATCATGGATCGTTGGCCTTGGGGAGCCTCTGTGAGTAGGTCTGTAGTAGTTGGAGACCCCACCTCCATTCCCCTGGCCAGCTGTCTTACTAATTCCAGCCCTACCTGTTTCGGAACTTTCTAGACCTTCCATTGCCTGTTTTCCAAGCCTTGAAATAGAGCTTTCTTGTTCAAATTTTGGCTCCCAATCTTTTGGTTGCTTGTGAGCTGAAGTTAGCAGAGTCCATGGAGGATCCTGATTTGGTGGGGTAGGGGTGTTAGGTTCGTTAAGTAGCCCTCCCTCTGATTTTTGGTCCTCCCCACTCCAAGATTTTTGCTGAAGGGATGCCAACTGGCTGAAGGTCCCTACGAAAACCAAAGCAATTATTTCAAAACGGCAAGaaaatttaaaagacaaaaaacaaccaaagatAAGCGTAGAGCAGGAACAGAGGCACATTTCAACTCACTCAGTAGAGTAAAGTACTTAACCCTGGAAACTAAAACAGAAGGCAACACAGGAGGGAACACTAACACTTTAATCCATGCAAGCAATCTGCTACACAAATCGTAGAAAGACCCACCAGCTGCTAAACAAGTGAAATAGgttatgtcttttttattgttttattcttctttattatgATTCATAGATaaagaacaaaatgattttattgaCTAGTTAGCCTGTTCTAAACTACCACAATAAAGCAAGATTTAAGATTTGCGAATTGACCAAGAAGAATGTTGATTGAATAAGGGAAGAGTCTCATTTAATTTATTGGATAAGTTGATGTCTTATCTCATGGACTTGAAGTCAGACTAGTCAACACTTTACTATTGACACATTCTTACAATAAATTAATACGACAAGAAAAATACAAGCATTTACCTATACCATGGTGGTTTAAAACAAATGGATTAAATTTAGCCAACTGGatggaaaaatatattaaacatCATAAGTTGTGTACATTTGCAgccaataaattattttgttgtaaTTCTCGATATACActgcactggattataaagcgcATTGTCAATGAATTGTATATTTTCATACTTCTGTCATATTAAAGGCGAACCAAACTATAAAGCAGCTTAAGCAAAACAAGAGTCAGACATAAGTCCGTCAATTAGTCAGGCTTTATTAACTGCGTGGATAAAAACTAGAAACTaatttgtaacacgctacacgttagcatttatatttaaaatacctGCAACTTTctaccttgtttgcaacacttaaaaaatagactgatatcACTATGTGACTGTGACAACATCACTGTGACAACattaacttccaaccttgttagtaacataaaaaacacagtctgacaccgctacacgttagctgcattGGCTTTTTTGGAATAACGCCCaacttggcaaaaaaaaagaaaagaaaagatattTTGACAGAGTGGCATATATCTCTCAAAATTGCCAAGTAAGCACAACTAGAAGTTATCCAAATATAAGGGCGCTCTAGATTTTAGGGTGTAATGTCATTTTATTGGAAagaattaaggcttttaagtgcgcTTCCAAGTGCGCTTTTAAGTGCGCTTTTAAGTGCGCTTTTAAGTGCGCTTTTAAGTGCGCTTCCAAGTGCGCTTCCAAGTGCGCTTCCAAGTGCGCTTCCAAGTGCGCTTCCAAGTGCGCTTCCAAATGCGCTTTCAAATGCGCTTTCAAATGCGCTTTcaagtgcaaaaaaatacaatactaTCAAGTCTAAAGGAAGCTTCACAACCATTGTTCATCTCCGTCCTCAGACTACTTCGCTCCCAGACCCAGCTGTGCACTTTTGTGAATTGCTCATTTCTCTGTCTCCTCCTTGATTATTATGTGTGATCTCAATTTAAATCTCTAAAGATGTGAACAAAAGCGCTAAATTTCACagctaaacaaatgtttacctCTGTCGCGCTGAGGAATGAGCTATTCAAACTAAGTAACATCCAGTCTGACGAAGGCAAAGATGGCATTTCTCAGCTGCACTATACTTATTGACACTTCAGGGCTGGTTGCTCTGTGCTATTGTCCTGTAGTTTACAACCTATGAACATCAATAGGCCACAGAATGTTTCTCTGATAGTTATTTggctgaataaaaacaaagtcaaacaaGTTGTTGTCCAATCCTTCAGTTAGAGGTGATCTTTGAGATGGTGCAAGAACTAGAGAACTGAGGAAACAAGTGGAGAGAAATGGCTTTTCTGATACTAAAAACCATCCAGACAATGCCATCTGTTCAGAAATCTTTGCTTGGTTCAGAGCTTCTAAATACAGACATGAACCACTTCAATTGTTCTCTTATCTGAAACCTTAACTGATCTAATATAATGACGCAGGAGAGGCAGATAAGACTTGATACTCCAAACAATGTAATATCACAGGACAGATATAATGTATTCCCTTTGGTTTACTTTCACTGTTTGCTCCTTGGAAAGTTTTTCTGTGTTCGTACTGAAGGCAAGTGCAACAGGGTACGGTTGCAACTAAGCCCCATGTTTTCGAGAGCTCTAGGTTCGAATTAGGTGAGCTTTCATATTACTCTAGGAAATGAACCCTGATGCAAATACAACCTGCCAGTCTAAAAGCACCACAAAgtgcatttaataaaaacacatttgacacATTAATGCTACATTATTGTTAGCATAGccactcaaaataaaaaatatagcatgacaacttcttttcatttttaatctgacCATTCGCTATCAATTTCTATTgggaaataaacaaacatttaaaaagaatgaCGTAGCTAGTCTTTTTCTTAGGTTTTTGTTATGGGATAAAGAGCTAGAGAAcatttcccagcagccccatgacTGGACATTGTATTGGTATCagtctttaaccttttaacacagGAGCATAAGCACTGGTCCTttgaattactgtaactcttacACAATTAATGCAGTTCAAGCAGATTCTAAAGCGGAGAGAAGCGACTCTGCACCGATAGGCAACACTTTCAAACTTCAAAATCTTTAAAGCTCCTATTCCTAGCTCCAGAATTTGTTGGACTTCTGTTAATTGGCAGTGTTGTTTTGTTTCGTCAGTGAAAGCTCCTGTTTTAAAAGGTTAATACCCAGTAGAACACACTCAAAATAATCATTCAATAGTTATTTTATCACTAATTACtagtaaataattattttctaagCTGTATCTAAAATTAGCCTGGTTGTTGATAAAGAGAGACACATTTGTTtgatatttcaataaataagtttcacatttttcttgaatttttcaatgtttttcctCATTACTTTAAATGTGCTAGAAAAAACACCAGATAACTGCAAGAAATATGTATccactattgtttttttcagtttgtggcATTGACTAATGGTGACACATGTCTATAATGAGaaaggaaaacataaaatatgcatgtttttaagtaaaataaaaactgtgacCGAAGAATTGACTGTACATGGACAATTTATAGTTCAGTTCCAGTATTTCGAGATTCTTCTTTGTCCTATCAAGATTTACTTTATGGAAGCCTAAAAACATTCATCCTCTGTGTTAATACATGTTTGTATTCATGCTCTACAATCTCTCCTGACAGTAAATGAAAGTATGCAACCCCCTCCCCAACTGCTCAAATACACCATACCCTCTCACAACTCACATGGGGTCAAATTAACTGTCTGTGTGGCTGTAAATCCCACAGCACAAACAGCTCTGACAGAACAGTGTGTGGAGGCGTCTTTGTGGGAAGAGAGAACATGTTGGCCATGAATGGTCGATTCTAAGAAGTGACCCGGACACTGAATGAGACAGTGCTGACGTGAAAACGGTTACAGAGGTCAAGGCAGGGCGAAGGCAGacataaacaaagacaaaagggaacttttttcctcattttgtggTTTAAGGGGAAAATAATCGTGTGATTTTATAACAAAATGCCTCCCTCCACTTGGgttgaaacaaacaaagctaacacattctcatcgccaagttgtcacatattgatgtttggttaaggaccctccgtcatcaatttttaagtttttgggtgtccccaactcatttttttatgtgctgtcTGTTCGTAAAaacaagggtctgcaaccctcagaACACGGTACCCTATGCTGTACTGgatgcagactggtcctcagggTGTGCCCACTACCCAGTCCCAAACACAGTATCCTAACCCGGTGCTGGTATgagtctggtactgcatctggtaccgcgtccctAACCCTGACctggtgccaggttagggtaccggtaccaagTGTTCTCCGCCTCGCGGTACTGGACCGTTCTGGTTCGCTGCCCAGTGGTTGGGGATttgtgatttaataggaacagtcaccacgtcaaaaaacgatacAGGAtacctaaaatgtcaaaaagtgacacatagGGGTCTTTAagcaaacgtcaatatgtgacgagttgggagtgttGACAAAGCAGGTACCAGAGCTTTTCTATTCCatctttatttaagttattcatttatttcccAAAAGAAAAGTGTTGAAATCATAAATCAAGATTGAAGTGAGGAATCAATCTAAATTTATATGCAGTATATATTGGATTGATAGGTAAGAACAATAATGCACTTTCTTTGAGATTCGGTTACCAATACGTTCCTAGAGATATCACCAGatattttcccccaaatctcaattttgtcttaaaaagttcaaacttgagtacaaaaagcttatttgtcatttctgttctCACCTTTATGTGCAGCTCCATAGATTAATGATGTCAAAGTTGAGGAAACTGGTTCCTGTTTAAGTGCAGCATGTTCAGGGCCAAATGAAGATGATGGGGAGAACAACGGTGGGATAGTGGAGGGAGATCCACAGACATTATCAGTTTCTTTGGTCCCTGGTTTAAGAAGAACTAACCCTAGAGCTTGGCAGTCTGTATGATTCCTGCACTTTGTTGTTCTGGACTTCACGTTGGAAAATGTCCCCTTAGTGCAAGGCCTGCAGAGAACGTCCTCCGTCTGAGTGCCACGCTTTTTGACCCGGGTACCCGGGGGACAAAGGGAGTGGGGTTTGCACCCTCCATCAACGCCCCCTGAAGAGAAGCTGTTGGGTGGACATGCGCAAACCCGGTCCTGGGTCGTCGTGCAGGGCACTTTCTCAGTGAAGCCCACAGGGCAGGGAGCCCGGCAGCGATGGCATTGCTGGACTCCGTTCTCACCCCGTGTGAAAGTACCCGCAGGGCAAGGGGTGCACTCCCTCACAGACGATGGGGAACAGTGGGTGGACACATAGGTGCCGGCTGGGCACTTGTCACATGCCAGCCTGGTGCCTGAGTTGGGGTCAGTGTGTTGGTATTGGCGTGCAGAAAGGGTGGGCTGGTCGACTGTGCTGGTTGCAGTCAAGCCCCGAGCTGAAATATCAGCCACCATTGAACATAAGAGCTGAGGGGACAGAGAAGAAAAAGTTATTATAGGTGTAACTACAAAGAATGATACTCTTCAAAAGAAACTCTTTGCTTTGACTAGAACAGAATAATACCAGCTATTTCCTAGGtagattacttttatttaacttgAAATAAAGGAATAACAAAATTGTTTTAAGGCTATCACGAATCTGAATaacataaattgtttttttgggttgatttttgtatttgttaaaCATGGAAACCTTGAGGGAAGTGTTCTTTCAAAGccattaggattttttttaaaaagctcaaatttagGGGCATGGACTTTTGATTGGCAGATGGGATGTTCCCTGAGGAACATCACTAGAACTTTACTTAATTTCAACTGCAAAGTTGTTGAGTTGGGAAGAATAAACTGCCACCATCTAACTTTGGGCTTTATCTTCTTGGATTTTAACTATGGATGACATCAGAGATGATCCATCTATTGCAACGGTTAAGAAGTATACCTACACAAGGTCTTCATTAGTTCATTGAAGTGGATGCACCAGTATCATCTCTAAATCTATAGCTATGAATGACCTAACTGATACACAATAATGTATAGAAACTTTAACTGGGAAGACTGATAGTCTGAATTTGACAGtgatttctgaaacatttttcacatcagACAATCTATAATGTTGTTTGATATTTAACCCACGTATGATTTGTTTGGTTAATGTGATCAATACGTACAACTCCATAAACTTTGATGAGGTTGACTTGTAGACTTGGACCAAAGCACAGTTCAGTGGAGAACTGATATTATTAAACCTTCAAGGATGGAAATCATCCAATATGTGACATTTTATATGCttaaaattgtagtaaaatactTGTAGAAAAAACTGTGAACCTCACAATCAGGGAGAATTGTTCACATTgggcaagcagggaggggcttcttcatcttcctccttttcaattgtttactagcacatgtccataACCTAAAGTTGGAGGTGGCTTGGTCCGAAATGCTGAAGCGGTCAAAATCTCGCGATTTGGGCACCAAACAGTTTGTTTAGTGGATTTTTGGCCCCCTGAgtcattgagtttgacacccctgctttacacAATCATGGCACAGGTGTAATCATAAATGATTCAAACAATGCCATATAAGAGAACATGATAAACAAATAAGTCGAAACAGTAGGTATGTTGATATAGAGAACTTATATTCAATATAATCTGTCTTTTAATTCCCACTGTGAAATGATGCaaagttattacttttttaaggCTTTGAGTAAACATTGGTGTCCTGGATCTCCTCTAGCATCCAAAGATGACAATGTTGTAAACCTTATCTGCAGATCAACCTGAATTTGTTTGGAAATTTGTCAA contains:
- the tnfrsf21 gene encoding tumor necrosis factor receptor superfamily member 21 — translated: MMPVMCVSAVLLCSMVADISARGLTATSTVDQPTLSARQYQHTDPNSGTRLACDKCPAGTYVSTHCSPSSVRECTPCPAGTFTRGENGVQQCHRCRAPCPVGFTEKVPCTTTQDRVCACPPNSFSSGGVDGGCKPHSLCPPGTRVKKRGTQTEDVLCRPCTKGTFSNVKSRTTKCRNHTDCQALGLVLLKPGTKETDNVCGSPSTIPPLFSPSSSFGPEHAALKQEPVSSTLTSLIYGAAHKGTFSQLASLQQKSWSGEDQKSEGGLLNEPNTPTPPNQDPPWTLLTSAHKQPKDWEPKFEQESSISRLGKQAMEGLESSETGRAGISKTAGQGNGGGVSNYYRPTHRGSPRPTIHDHFDINEHLPWMIVLLLLLVLVVIVVCSVKRSSRVLKKGPMQDPSSIMEKSIQKKSSAPPTQVREKWIYCCNGQGVDILKLVAAQVGAQWIDIYQSLANATEREVAAFSNGYSSDHERAYAALQHWTIRDSDANLAKLINALHRQRRIDVVEKIRCVMEDNPQFDTNQLMTSVNVSHSLSPIHKPLESPTSVGSSGSVGRVSSTGMEQSPIDRTKGFFPDESEPLLRCDSTSSKDSALSRNGSFITKEKKDTVLRQVRLDPCDLQPIFDDMLHILHPEELHILEKIPAAEDKLDQLFEIAGTKSQEASQTLLDSVYSHLPDLL